The Sminthopsis crassicaudata isolate SCR6 chromosome 5, ASM4859323v1, whole genome shotgun sequence genome contains the following window.
ACTAAAATACATTTGAAAGGAACATCAATGTACTTGaccttctctgagcctcattttacTCATCTTTAGAATGGAGACAATGTCCtccctacctcacagggttttggtaagaaaatactttgtaaagaTGAAGTGCTTTAGAATTGGGAGTTGGAAAAACCAAGTGGTAAAATGGCATCTTACTAtataggctaaaaaaaaaaaaagcaaacagtcgCACACAAGTACTGAGGTACCGTCCCCTCAAATTACTTTTCTAATCTTTGCTAATAACTCCCAACACCCTGCCTTGATGTGGAGCTAATTATGATGGTGCCATGAGAATCCATCATCCCCCCTGGAGCTATGTCTACAGGACTCAAAAGGGCCGTTTTTCTAACTTGTGGACATGACTTTTCATGTTATCTTATGCAGAAATTGATTAGGggcaggaagaggaggggaaggggttTCCATGGAAACCAGATAGCTCAGGTACATATAAAGGAATCACCCAACAGAGTTCCCTATAATCTTTGAAACCCCATCTAGAATAGAGCCTTGCCACCATGGAAGAGGTGATTGAGTGAAAGTCAGGAGCAGAGTCTGGCTGGATCCTCTCCACAAAATTGAATCCCCCAAAGCAATTTGCCAGTGGAAAAAGAGGAGTCAGATAGGTAGAGGAATATTCCAGTTAAGAAGGCTGCAAGGGGAACTGGATGTTCTAGGACGAGAAGGCTATTGGAGTTGGGAGAATTTCCAACCTGTGGCATGGTTTTGAAATCTAGAAAATCAGGATCAGACCCAGGAAGAGAATTATCACTGTGTCTCTAAGtgatgaaagaaaagggaaaaccaaAGATAACACCAAGATTCAGGACATGGGacaggaaatgaagaaaggattcaaaatataaagtaataaatttccatttcaaggaagCCTATATAATAAGTATTGTATATGTGTTCGGAGctgtccatctttacttcctcacaggttttgtgttgttgttgttctctgctgttacttttcactttatttttccctcaCTTGTTCCCTCCTCCAAGAAGGCTACAATGAAgcacagatacatatatgtacacatatacatgtgcataaatatacatatacacatatctaaaTGCCTAtcattcacatatatacacacacattcatgtaCTTCTGTGTAAGACCGTTCTATGTTTAtttatcctgtttccctgaaaGTAGATAATATCATCCTTCATATGTTGAAGTCCAtatcttctcatatttttctaaatctcccAACCCATCATTTCCTACATCATAATATTTCAACCTTCTactatgtagttattttaaatagtctaaaacaatgtCGATTACTATGACTCATGTAGTATAAactccctatttttctctcttgattaaacctattttgtctgagatcattactaccactggtttttttttaacataataatttTTTCCTGATCTTTATTATTATGTGTCTCTGTTGGTTCCTATCCTTCCTGATTCCTGTTTTACATCTTCCCACTAGCCTACATCCCCTACAAGgttccctcccttatcctctctcCCTACCCTTTTCCCTTGCCCTCTCGTTTcgatctgaatttagaagacttttatagccttccaaatatatatggtgttctcttttaatttcattcACATTAATCTATACACCCTTCTATAATCCCACTTTCCTATTCCTTCACCCTCTTacttctttctaaatttagaagacttttattcctttttaaattagtatgttgttctctctttaacaCAGATCTGATGTATAGGTTCCCTTTAAAAATCCCTCTCTTATCCTTTTCCCCAGCTATTCCCTTAGCtgcttatttctttctggatttagaagatttttaaacatatacttttaaaacatatatttttaaacatgtaaatgCATAAACAtactttttattccctttttaacCCATTGCTGATGAGAATagattttcagaattatcaaTGTTCCTTCCCCATTTAATTCCTGAGACAGTTCTTCTTCTGACACTTCAATTCTTTAAATTAATCACTCcattcatcttcttcctcttgtacctcattttaataaaataatcattccttttacctttttctacatggttttgctttttaaaatcacgtcattctcagtctttcttttgacTTCCTCACTACTGCTGATAATTCTTAGACATACagtttatatttccacatataaaaaggaaacaaattgtccttattgaatcccttgtAATTTAGTCTTTGATGGttaccttttatttctcttggatcttatttgtcaaattttcttttgagttccgttcttttttgcaacaaaatcctgaaatttTGGTAATTCATTTAGCATccacttttttccccattcaggATCATCCTTAACTCTGCTGCATGATATTTTTGGCTATAACCccagttcttttgttctttaatatatcatatttcaagaccATGGTCTTTTAGTATAGCTGATGCTACTAAATGAGGCTCTGCTATtcctgaattgtttttctttttcttgttgctcatagtatttttaatttgatcCAATTTTGGAACTTGGATATTTGGGATTTAAGAATGAGTTCATGACTGGAGATATAGATTTAGGAATCACTTGCCCAGAAATGTTGTTTGAAATAGTGAGAATGAATAATTCAGCCAAAGATCCATGTCTGCATCAGGTGTTACAGATATgtagataaaaatgataaagtcctggccttcaaggaatttacaaatcTTCCCAGGATTCCCTAATTGtctcatattcattatttcttataacctGAAATCATGTTATTATATTCAttactcaacaagcatttttgtGCACCAGGCACTCCGGGAAACATTGTaatatcaaataaaagaaaaacctgaTCCTTGTCTGCAGGGAGCTTACATAAGGAAGAGATATTTATCTAGGTATATAGAATATACATGAAATATAGTCTCAGAGGAAGGCCCTAGAAGCTGGGCAGATGGTAAATGTGCCTCTTGCAGATGAAATTTgcaccatctcaaagagatccagAAGATCTTGGAATTGGAGGTCAAGAAGCAGAGCATTCCAGACAAGAAGGGCAGTTTACGGAGGCTTGAGATGGATTGGCGTGGGTGCAACAGCAAGTGGGCTCCAGTGTCTGCGCCAAAGAATAAAGGGAGAGGAGCAAAGCTCAAAGTGGCAGAAAGGTTAGATTTTGAAGAACTacatttgttcatccatttcaaATCTACTTAGTCCATCCAGTCAGTGCACACTATCTTTTCAATTGTTGGCTCTGACAAATCTTATCTATAGAACTTCCTTTCTGTCCTTGAATTCTTTTGTGTTTCCAAGAATGGGATTTCTGGGCCAACgcatttattatttgtgttaACAACTTTCCTCCGATTATTTCACATTGATTTCCAACATGTCTTCCAGGGatctttgttttggttttttaggtTTGGTTTTTGTTCGATGCTCATGATTTTTTCTTAAAGCTGCTAGTGACCAGTCAGGCAATAAcaatttgttaagtgcctactatgttccctTTTCAGTAAAAAGGCTAAGAGTTGGGGGCAGAGTGACCAGGAGAGGCTTTGAGCCCAGCTCCGAAGGAACCTAAGTATTCCAAGACAAAGCtgatgagggagagagagggaaaggcatTAGTGGGAAAGTGGGAAATGGAATCGGATCTGAGAAAAAGCAAGATGGCCATTTGTACTCGAAAGTGGAGCATGGGAATATAGAAAGGAGCCTAGCCACCTCAGGGCTTTGGAGGGAGGGTGTGCTTTATTCTAGGAGGAGCCCCTGGAGGGTCTCGAGCGGAGTCCCAGGGTCCCTCCTGCATTTCAGAAGGATCACTTGGGCAGCTATGTGGAACACAGGGGAGATCTGGGCCAGGAAGTCTAGCCAAGAGGCTGGCAGCCTGTTCCAGGCCCGCCTGCCCTTCCTAACACCCGGAGCTGCCCTTCACTTGCTGAATGGAATATGGAACATTGCCAAAGAGCAAGACTCCAAGGAGGAGCAGGCCGGGCCAGGCAGAGATAGTGGAGAGCATGAGCACAAGGGAAACATGGAGAGGCGGACTACGGCCTCAGGGTTACCAGAGCTGGGTGAGGGCCGGCTGGCCCTCTCTGCTGCAGATTCCCGGAGGACACGGACTGGCCGGGCCAGTTTGCCGGAGTTGTGACTCCCTCCTTCAGAGGGGGCGCAGCTTAGGGAGACCTCGGGCCAGTGGAGGGCGGGAAGGTCTCTGAGCCACAGGCAAAGCAGAAAGTGGCGAATGCAAACACAGCCCCAGAATGCAAATGTGGCCTGAGAATGGTCTTTATGGGGGGGGAGGCGAAAGGGGGGAGGAGGGCCCCAGCCTGGGAAAGCTCAGAACCCACAGAAGCACAAAACCGGGCCGGCAGCCGGGCTGAGAACAAAGTACATCcgcacagacacagacatagagacacacagacacacacacatccgGCTCAGAATTATCAATCACCAAACATTGCTTAAGCCCTCCTATGAGCCCACAATTTCCACCAGTTTTTTGTGGCCTGTCCCAGGAGCTCAGTGGCACCCCAGTGGACAGAACATTGCACTtggagttagaaggacctgagttcagattttacCTTTACCAGTTGTGGGATTCCAAGCAAGACTGTTGAGATCCACAGGGCAACTGCACTGCAGGCAAGCTGTGGGGATGTCTTCCCGACCCCCTCGTCAGCACCTGGGACAGAGCCCTGATTGCCCACGCCAGTTATAACTCTGTCCTGAGTACTTACCTGGCTGGCACTTTCTCACAAGAGTCCTCAGGCTTTGCTCAAACTCCCTAAAATCCCCTTCTTTTGGCCCTGGGAGAACAATCCTGATTGTTCACAACTTCCAGGAATCCTTCCTTCAAAAACTAGGGGTCCTGTTTTCACATTATACGTCAAACATTAGTCTTGAAGGCAGAACAGCTAATTTCCTTGAATATAGGGACTGGTTTTCTACTGTCTTTGTACCCCCAATTACCAAAATGAAGCCAGGAAgggaataggcatttattaataataaataccgctctgtgccaggcactgcactaagcactttacaaacacgATCCCATTTACTCCTCGTGACCATCTGGAAAGTGGGCGCTAGTATTacccacagatgaggaaaccaaagcagtTCTTCAGATACCATTGTCTAATAAAAGCCACCAATCCAGTCCCTCCCCGGAGCATTTGCATTCCTCCTGCCCCAGCAGGACCTTTGGAGAGGAGTAAATGGGACCAGGATGCTTTGGGGCTTGTCTCCGTCCCGCTCCTCGTCCAGGGACTGGCTGAAGACAGAGGTCGGCCGGCACCGTTCACTCATCAGTCAGATCATCTGCTCCCGACATTTGAGAAGTCTACTGAGAAGACTGGGATTTCTGGTAGAAACATGATCTTTCTTGCAGAAATTCTCCATATCACAGTCCTGACAGCTCTATTAATTCTCGGGATTATCGGAAATGGGTTTCTAGTGGTCGTGAATGTTAGAAAACTGATTCGAAACAAGAGGCTGCTCTCCATTGAGCTCCTCCTCACCTGCCTCGGGATGTCGCGGTTCAGCCTGCAGATTTTGTTAACATTTCAAGGCATCGTGACCATATTCTTTATGCCCTTTTATTGGCAGAACGTTTATGGTTCCCAGTTCCTCTTTACCTGGATGTTTCTAAACTCCTCCAGTGTCTGGTTTGCCACCTGTCTGGGCATTTTCTACTGCCTCAAGATCTCTGGCTTCTCACATCCCTACTTTCTGTGGCTGAGATTCAGGGTCTCCAAACTAATGCCCTGGCTGCTGTTGGGAAGCGTGCTGGTCTCCGGGCTCACCGGCGTCCTGTGTGCCCATGTGTTGGATTACTCCACAGTGTCCTACGTTGACTGGCACAACAATGCCTCCCTGGCCAGCCCTGATTCTAAAAGACTCAAAAGCAATGATATTCTGCTGATCAACTTGGTATTGATATTTCCCCTAGTTCTGTTTGTCACGTGTACAGTGATGTTGCTCGCCTCCCTTTACAGCCACACTCACCGGATGCAAACCAGGTCCTCGGCATTGGGTAATCCCAGTGCTGAAGCCCATCTCAACGCCTTGAGGACCGTGATCACCTTCTTTTGCTTCTCCGTTTCCTACTTTGCAGCCCTCATGGTGAGCCTGACACACACGGTGCCCTTTCGAAGCCTCTGGTTCTTTTTCCTAAAAGGCGTGATGGCAGCTTACCCCTCCGGCCACTCTGTTTTCATCATTCTGGGCAATTCCAAATACCAGCAGTCATTCAGGAGGATCCTGGGTCTCGCAAAGAAGCCATAAGGAGATGGACAATCCTCTCTGGTCACTGAGAGCCAGAAAACTCgctcctttgttctttttcccctttctcatggCAGAGAGAAACTTACGCTTTACGGTGTGCAAGGCAAGTAGACAGTCAGCTGTTACTAAGAGAATCAAGCCAATGGTTGTCCTAATGATTGAAAACTGATGAGCAAGGTGGCTTGTTAACTTGTGTTTCTGTGCTTTTCTTTGGGTGTCGGGGAAGGTATAAAGAGCTAGATGTGTTTGTGGGTGTGGACTCCGGAGAAGCTCACTCTCCAGGGTGACAGAGACCCTTCCAGCACACACAGGATGTCCTCATGTCTTGGTGCCCCAACCCAGGAAACCTGCGGAAGCCCCCGGGTCTCTCACAGCCTCCCTGCCCTGTTCCGGGAGACATTTCTCAGTGGGATTGTCCACTTGGAGTGAGACCCTCGCTGTCGCCCGTTCCACAGCAAGGGAAAGGTTCAGAGGGGCAGGGGGCATTCGGAGGGGGGCCCCAGAGACAGGAGCCAGCCTCTGACTTATGGTTCAGGGTCTTTCCCCTGTATCTACCCTGTCCATGGCCCAGGAGAATGCTTTCTTTAATGGGGGGATGAGGCTGACCCAATGCTTTGGTCCCTGAAATGTGAGAAAAAAGCCAAGGCCCTGGTTCCAGCCTTGTTGGCTTCTGGGGAGCAGGGGCCAGTTTTCCCCCAGGCATGAAGTGCAAAGTCAAGGACTGGGGGGTGTGGGGAGGAGGCTTAATGTAAAGACTGCCTGGAATTCCTCTGTGCCAGGCTGGGGGGGTAGTGGGAAACCCGTGCCAGGCTACCACCTAGTGGCCGGATTCTGTCCCTGACAGGTTTTCTTTCGACCCCAGATGGTGTTTGTTTTTTAGTGTACTCCGGTCTGTCCCTCCTCCttacacactcactcacacacactcatactcaccCACATTCACACTACACTCGTACTCATGCATCCACACTCATAcgcacaatcacacacacactcacatgcagACCAACATATTCCTGCACACATGTTCAGGttcacacatacattcacacactcGCAGACATTTACATACAATACATTTATACTCACACCCATTCACATACACTTACTCACCctcaccctcacacacacactacactcttgtagagatagaaagaaatctCTGCCCTGAAGCAATCTCCCTCAGATACCAGGTTCCCCCATGATCCTCTGGTCCTTTAGGGAGTCTGATGATCTCTGCCTGTTGGACTCTGATTTGAAAATTAAAGTCTGTCCCGAGACAGTCACTGTTGCCAGCCGCCCCCTGCTTCCTCCTGGTTGTCTGGCAGGAGAGCTTGGGGGACCATTTGACCACTTCTCCTTGCCTGGCTGCCTTTAGCACCCAAATCTCTTTCTATTTGTGATTTTGGGGCTAGAGCCAAGGGCCAAGCAGCAGCATTTGGTGATCCCAGACAGAAACTAGGGGACTTCTCTGAAGTGACAAGCAGCATGTCCATTCTTCTGCAGCATCCCACCGTGGAAGCCAGTCATCTGAAAATGCAGCAGCGTGGGAGCTGAGGGGCTGCTGCTGTCTCAGACATTGGAGGGGGGCTAGAGAAAGGATTCAGCCTGTGCCTTCAGGAGACGATGTGGTGAAGGGGAAAGGAGGCCGGCTCAGAGTTCTGGACCTCTCGGCCCTTTGCTCTCTTCATTTGCTCCCTGTGTGACATTCTCTGAGCTGTTTCCAGTATCTGAAGGTCAGTCCTACAGCAAAAGTTCATGTTTCTGCACGGCCTCAGGGGGCAGAAATATTAGCAGGAGGTGAGCTGCAGAGGCAAATTTAAGTGGGTTATCCATGAGGGCTGTCCCAGAGTGGAAAGGACTTCCTCAGATGTTGGACAAAGGCTCCATGACCATATGCTGGATGAGCTAGAGAGAAGATTTTCTGTTAACTCCAGGTTGGCCTGGATGGCCACTGGCATCTGTTTCGGGTTGAATGAATGACCTTCCACCTGACCTGGAATGTTCTCTCCCAGAAGCATACAAAACATCAGGTTTTCAGGGAATATATTATTGAAACCTGTTTTTGAAATGCAGGAAGTCCAGAAGGAAAAATGGTTTGGAAAGTTACTGATTAAGCTCATTATATAGTTTAAAAGACATGAAAGTCGTACGCAGTagaaatttgcagtttcatggaCAACCCTCTTTTCTGTTCTCCTGTGTATGGGAAAGTGCTCTTTTTGCTTGAGGTTTATGAAGTTCAGATATTTTTTTcaggagtattttattttttttaaatacatgtcagaatttttaaatggataaaaaagaaaaaaaaagatatatccaCTCCCTACAAAAATTGAGACATCAACGTACTCcctaaatacatgcaaacataccCACCCTTGGAAATTAGGCTGTGATGAAAACGATGAGCCTCCAAGACTGTGAAACTTCCTGGGACTCCCTGTGAGTCAGACTTCTGTCTCTTTTCAACTTTTTATCTTCAGGGCCTGATTCATAATAGAAGCTTAGTAAATACTTGGAGAAAGGAACAGAACCATAGCCTTGTCAAGAGAGTGGAGTTTAAAATTCTCATCCAGAGTAATCTTTCTCCAACCACCAGATGGCACTCGTAGAACAACACAAAGCTGAAGAGTGGGATTTCAACTTCGGGGGACGTTTGAAAGACCACAAGTGGATGTTTCTGTTGAGAGATGCTTGATGTCTGAGGGTTTGTTTATGAGCTGAAGTCAAAGACACCTAGAATTACAGTTCTCAGGGCTGAAAGGAAACCCAACGGGGTCTAGTCTAACCCAGAAAAGAGCCAGGATGCTCTACAGCGTCCTCCACAGTGGGCATCCAGGGGGTTCTAGGAAGAAGCCATTCCTCCCTTCAAGCCTTTGTTTTGGGGCTGCTCCTTCGGGGTCACTTAGcctgagctgtgtgaccttgggcaagtaagcAGTCCCCAGTCTGCCAGTATTCCTTAAGCACAGGCTGTCTGCCAGACACTGAGCGTCAGTGAAGTGACCTCTTCTCCCAAGGACTTTACCTTCTATGGGGGAAGGTCACATCTATCCAAATAGACACGTAGAACCAAAGACAGACCAAGTGAGCATCAACCACTCTGATTTCTGGGATTGGGCATTGTCTGACCTGATCTTTCACCAAGAGAGGGATTCTTCACTAGGAAAGTGGGGAAGTGAGGCCTTCCAGGCAAGGAGAGAACACGAGCATGGAGAGAAGAGTTAATTCTCTCTCAAATTGTAGggttgtttatatatatatatgtatatgtatatatgtatgtatgtatgtatgtatgtatgtatgtatgggatAACATGGAAGGAATTGTCAAACATTACaatccatgtttttgtttttctttgagagacagaattcagaaaaaaaaaaagtccttaaagGCTGGGTCTGCACTGCAAAGTGCACATAGGAGGGACAGCCACTGGGCTCCCTGAGAGTCCCGTCCTTGTCCTTCTGACCACGTCTCACCCTGAGCTACATGAAATAGAGACCAGCTAACCTGGTAGGCTTTGTTGTAGCCCCTCCTTGCTTATGGAGTTAAGTCTTATCTCATCCCCTCCCTCCAACCCTCAGCCTTTCCAGCCTTTTCATGTGCAGCTCTTCCCTCTGGTCCAATCCACCAGACTGAACTGTGGCCTGTTACCCCAACACAGCCCTTACCCCCTTACTGCCATGGCTTTTTTTGCACTGttccatcttctctctcccttcttccctctgtaTGTTGAACTCCTGTCCCTCCTTCAGAGCCCAGCTGGCACCCACGCAAATTCCCTGTAGTCACCAGTAACTCTTGGGTTCCCGGGGCCCTTGGTGACCTCTCTCTAACGGACTGCTTGTGCTTTACTCTGCGGCCTTCCTCTTGGTGTCCGTACTCGGTGGGCACCGGATGCAGGCTTCTAGGAGCGAATGCACTCGATACTGACTGGAGCTGGCCCTGCTGGATCCCCAGATTTTTGCCAGGCGGGGGCCAGCTTGACTCGGTCTGCAGCAGAGCTCCAGCTGAGGTCTCACATGGACTTTGTTCTGAGATGGATttgctatttctctttctctctgggtATTTTTAAATGCTGGGAGTCACCGGTGTGACCTCCCCCCTTCCTCTACCTCTGGTTGTAAGTCACGTAGCCGCCAGCCTGGCAGAATCCTTGCCTGACCTGCCGGAATATGGCAGACCCAGAACTTCAGCAGTCACTGGTTCTCTGTGTGCACAAGAACCACAGCCTCTTTAAAAGCAAAAAGTCCAAATTAGCTCCAGCCTCCCAACCTTTGTGAAGTTCAGGGTCGTGGGAGGAAGGGGGGGCTCTAATATGGCTTAAGTCCTCTCACGGGCCTCCTAGTGTGGAgtgtgggaaagagaaaaaggtttTAAGGGGGAAGCTGGAGGtcaagagaagaaaatacaaCTGCCTTAAATAGAGAACGTACTCGATGACTCCCCCCTCTTGGACTTGTCATTTCACCTGATTACTACAGGCTGTTAGAACAGTGTTAGGACATGAGAAAATGAAGCATGGAGAAATTCTGTCATTTCCCCCCATGATAGCTGGTCAAAATTCTTAGGGTCAGAACTAAGATGAGAGCACGCAGCCTCTCAGGTTTGCCCAGCTCACTGCGAAAGCCCTTTGAGAATGGCTGGAAATCCGAGGGACTGCTTCTCTTGTGGGAGGTATCAGCCCCTCAAGGCCAGTGGGAAAAACCTGCTTGAGCTCAAATTTGTTGTTTGGGGCTGGCTGTTTTTAAACTTCCAATATTTTGTAGAAAGGATTATAAATTGCCTTGTGAATGTCACCTTCTCCACTCCAAGAACAAGCAGGTTTTCCAAGCTCTGGCTAATCCAGAAGCTAAAGTGCTTAGAGAAGCAGGGTCCAACTCAGACAGAACGGGTGCCTCCCTCAAACCTTCCCGGAGGATGCCCGAGGAGGCAGACACTCAGAAAACCCCATATTCACTTTATTTGTGCTCTGCTGTGTTTCTATTGACTTTGCCAAAGACTTCTCAATTACATTCTAGTCTGCTGTGCTCACGAGTATCGGCAGGCTTTGTTTGACATCCGAAGCTGGGCATTAATGCTCAGGTGTGGAGAGAGAACCAGACAGAGGACTCTGAGTTAGGAAATCCACCTGCTCTAAGTTGCAAAGATCCGAAGGCTATTGTAAAAGAAATTTTGGAAAGTATCAGGAAACGTAAAGTATAAAGTAAAAGGCGTAAAGAGAAATTAGGACTGAGTCAATTTCTGTAAATTATAGATATAGACCATTCAAAAATTCTTGAGAGAGTAGGGGTTTTAGGAAATACTTGGAGTCTAATTGTAAAACCCcttaagaagggaaggaagaggagaatatactcaataaagttaaaatcATCTTGATTATTGAGTGATTTTCTAAAGATAAATTAGGATTCATTGAGTAGAGAAAAGCCATTTGAAATGCTAGAAACAGAGGTATTCGTGGGCTTTCATCCACCACAATGCAGACCATGATGGCCAAAACACAGACCAAAATTAGGCTTTTTCTCAGGGAAAGAGGGATGTTCCCATGGGGAGGAAACACAGGATTCATGGAAGTGCTTAAGAACCAACTTTTGTAGAACcagttattaaattttcaattacaACTTGAGAACTGGCTAATGTTACCCACTGGAACATTGTTGATTGTCcggacttaagaaagtaatagagaTAATGTCAATAATGCAGATGAAACTTAAAATGTGTCATCACACACAACTCAGTCCCCTTTTctggagagctgattgttaaatatttgtcAGTACATCCCTGAATATTTGGGTTAGAAATGTAACTGAAGCTTTAATAACAGTGAAGGGCAGAATGCAGGGAGACTTTGACAAAGCCTCGGGATTTTAGCATTTGAAATTGTACAAAggcccaaaaaaaagaaaaaagaaaagaaatgacactATCAGAAAGCTCTTGTCTAAAATGTTTACAGAATACACAAGGGCAATTTGGTGTTGCTAGGACACGCCAATGGCATAAACCAATTTTATCCGACTTCTCATCTAgtgaaaggataaaataaa
Protein-coding sequences here:
- the LOC141542876 gene encoding taste receptor type 2 member 2-like gives rise to the protein MIFLAEILHITVLTALLILGIIGNGFLVVVNVRKLIRNKRLLSIELLLTCLGMSRFSLQILLTFQGIVTIFFMPFYWQNVYGSQFLFTWMFLNSSSVWFATCLGIFYCLKISGFSHPYFLWLRFRVSKLMPWLLLGSVLVSGLTGVLCAHVLDYSTVSYVDWHNNASLASPDSKRLKSNDILLINLVLIFPLVLFVTCTVMLLASLYSHTHRMQTRSSALGNPSAEAHLNALRTVITFFCFSVSYFAALMVSLTHTVPFRSLWFFFLKGVMAAYPSGHSVFIILGNSKYQQSFRRILGLAKKP